From Artemia franciscana unplaced genomic scaffold, ASM3288406v1 Scaffold_6932, whole genome shotgun sequence, one genomic window encodes:
- the LOC136043520 gene encoding NFX1-type zinc finger-containing protein 1-like has translation MRRRKFSQEELDDFLCEIERLDLQKCLWFVQSAPMYKRLYEEESSRSWLRELVKISENLSLLPLRKYATLNNDFAFSVDSVELLLNGVNKLSLDELTATKSKIEGLLELTASNVGLGISDQERKMIVTAMGMKQGHWFKCPNGHIYCITECGGAMQESFCNECGAPIGGRNHFIRDDNDFASEMDGATSSAWPYSRFQRR, from the exons ATGAGAAGACGCAAGTTTTCGCAAGAAGAATTGGACGATTTTCTTTGTGAAATTGAAAGATTAGACCTCCAAAAATGTTTGTGGTTCGTTCAAAGTGCTCCTATGTATAAACGGTTGTATGAAGAGGAGAGCAGTCGATCTTGGCTTCGAGAGCTGGTTAAAATCTCTGAAAATTTATCTCTGCTACCTCTGCGCAAATATGCAACACTGAATAACGATTTCGCTTTTTCGGTGGATTCTGTGGAGCTTCTTCTAAATG gTGTCAATAAACTCTCCTTGGATGAACTAACTGCTACTAAGAGCAAGATTGAAGGTTTGCTGGAATTAACTGCATCAAATGTAGGTCTTGGAATATCTGACCAAGAACGAAAGATGATAGTCACCGCAATGGGAATGAAACAAGGCCACTGGTTTAAGTGTCCTAATGGTCATATATATTGCATCACAGAATGCGGGGGTGCAATGCAAGAATCCTTTTGTAATGAATGTGGGGCTCCAATTGGAGGAAGAAATCACTTTATAAGAGATGACAATGATTTTGCATCAGAAATGGACGGTGCAACCTCTTCCGCTTGGCCCTATTCTAGATTTCAGAGACGATAG